A region of Legionella donaldsonii DNA encodes the following proteins:
- a CDS encoding DUF1566 domain-containing protein, with protein MKNIKLISIFLSCICVNTSIFAHEIGEYYQGGVIFWLDESNNHGLIAASSDQARGIKWANRQYTTGAIRDGIYAGKFNSNRIREALGPAGNYAAKVAASCKDGGYNDWYLPSKYELNLMFKQRYIIGEFNVYAGPVDSSCKAYWSSTEVGVEQAWYQLFDTGREFHGSAACGRDGGYGGNVRAIRSF; from the coding sequence ATGAAAAATATTAAACTAATATCAATATTTCTCTCTTGTATATGTGTTAATACCTCTATATTTGCCCATGAAATTGGTGAGTATTATCAAGGAGGTGTAATTTTTTGGTTAGATGAAAGTAATAATCATGGTTTGATTGCTGCTAGTTCTGATCAAGCGAGAGGCATTAAGTGGGCTAACAGGCAATATACTACCGGTGCAATTCGAGATGGTATTTATGCAGGGAAATTTAATAGCAACCGTATAAGAGAAGCCTTAGGCCCAGCTGGAAATTATGCCGCCAAGGTTGCAGCTTCTTGTAAAGATGGTGGATATAATGATTGGTATTTACCATCAAAATATGAGCTTAATTTAATGTTTAAGCAAAGATATATTATTGGAGAATTTAATGTATATGCTGGCCCAGTCGATTCTAGTTGTAAAGCGTATTGGAGCTCTACTGAAGTTGGAGTAGAACAAGCTTGGTATCAGTTGTTTGATACCGGTAGGGAATTTCATGGTTCCGCAGCTTGTGGGAGAGATGGTGGCTATGGAGGTAACGTTCGGGCGATACGTTCTTTCTAA